The Mesorhizobium sp. M3A.F.Ca.ET.080.04.2.1 genome contains the following window.
TTGGTCGCCAGCACGACCGATTTCGCGCGCAGTTCGGATCCGCCTTGCGTCGAAACCCGCCATAGGCCGGCTTCCCTGCCGAGTTTCACCACTTTCTGGCGTTCGGCGACCTTGGCTCCTGCAGCCGCGGCAACCCGCGCCAATTCCATTGTGTAGGAAAGCGGATCGATGACCCCAGCGCGGCGGTCAAGCCAGCCGCCGAGATAGCCCCTGGCGCCGGTCATCGCCGCGATCTCGGCCTGGTCGAGCAGCTTGACGTCGGCGCCGCGTGACCGCCATTGCCGGTCGCGGCTGGCCGCCGCCTTCAAGGCCGTTTCAGTATGCGCTGCCTGGATCCACCCGCTACGCATGAAAGGAACGGCAAGCTTCTCGTCGCGGATGAGATCGAACACCACGTCGGCCGTCGAGGCAGCAAAATCGACCAGCGCCGCTCCGCGCTGATTGCCGAAATGTCCGATCAGCCATTCGGGATCGTATTTGAGGCCCGGAATGACCTGGCCGCCGTTGAGGCCGGAGGCGCCCTGCCCGATCGCGCCGGCATCCAGCACCTGCACCGAGAGACCTGCCCGGGCCGCATGCAGGGCGGTCGACAGGCCCATGATGCCGCCGCCGACGATGACCGCATCGAGCGTGACTGCGGCTGAAAGCGCGGATTGGAATGCCGGGGCCGCTTTGGGTTTCTGCCAGACCGGGTCGGAAAAGGAGGTGCGCAAAAATCACCTAAGCGCTGGGAACTTCCTGAAAATCCTATTGTCGATTTCACGATCTTGAAAGGGCAATTCGAATGGGCCAGCCTGCCCGCGGCTGTGGAACAGCGCGCCGTGGTCTACAAACCATCTGAGCAACAGGATAGACGTTCGGGCAAAATCCGGGGAAAGTGCCGGCCGACAATCGAGAGGACGAGAAAATCATGACCGATCCGACCCGCCTGCCCGCCGACGGCCTGTTCGTGGGCCGGGCAAGGAGTGCCGAAGCGCCCCATCCCCTGGTCGTCACGGTGCGGGATGGCGAGGTCGTCGACATCACGTCGAGCGCGGCACCCACGGTGCGGGACGTCTGCGAGATGAAGGATCCGGCGGGCCATCTGCGCTCAGCCGAGGGCAAGGCGATCGGCTCGCTCGGCGCGATCGCGGCGAACAGCTTCGAGGCGAGACGCGACCCGAAGAAGCCAGTCCTGCTGTCGCCCATCGATCTGCAAGCGGTAAAGGCTTCAGGCGTTACCTTCGTCGTCAGCCTGCTCGAGCGCGTTATCGAGGAGCAGGCGCGCGGCTCGGCGGAAAAGGCCGATGCCATCCGTGCCGACATCGCCGGACTGATCGGCCACGATCTGTCGAAGTTGAAACCTGGTTCGCCCGAGGCGATGGAGATCAAGGCCAAGCTCATCGAGCGCGGCGCCTGGTCGCAATATCTGGAAGTGGGCATCGGCTCCGATGCGGAGATCTTCACCAAGTGCCAGCCGATGGCCTCGGTCGGCTTCGGCGCCGATGTCGGGCTGCACCCCGTCTCGACCTGGAACAATCCGGAACCGGAGATCGCCATGATCGCCGATAGCAGCGGCCGCATTGTCGGCGCCACGCTCGGCAACGACGTCAATCTGCGCGACGTCGAAGGGCGCTCGGCGCTGCTGCTCGGCAAGGCCAAGGACAACAATGCCTCGGCCGCGCTCGGGCCATTCATCCGGCTGTTCGACGAGACATTCTCCCTTGCCGATGTGGAGCGTGCCACGGTGCGCCTCAGCGTCGAGGGCGAGGACGGGTTCTCGCTAGAGGGCCAAAGCTCGATGGCCGAGATCAGCCGCTCGCCTGAAGAACTGGTCAAGGCCGCGATTGGCTCGCATCACCAGTATCCGGACGGGCTGGCGCTCTATCTCGGCACCATGTTCGTGCCCTCGAAGGATCGCGGCG
Protein-coding sequences here:
- a CDS encoding FAD-dependent oxidoreductase, whose product is MRTSFSDPVWQKPKAAPAFQSALSAAVTLDAVIVGGGIMGLSTALHAARAGLSVQVLDAGAIGQGASGLNGGQVIPGLKYDPEWLIGHFGNQRGAALVDFAASTADVVFDLIRDEKLAVPFMRSGWIQAAHTETALKAAASRDRQWRSRGADVKLLDQAEIAAMTGARGYLGGWLDRRAGVIDPLSYTMELARVAAAAGAKVAERQKVVKLGREAGLWRVSTQGGSELRAKSVVLATNAYTDSLLPGLARTIVPLHSFQIATAPLPADLAASILPGGQAVSDSRRILIYYRKSADGRLVLGGRGRMALPSSPADWAHLERALVRIYPALAGIPIEKRWFGRVAMTPDHLPHLHQPEQGLLAVVGCQGRGVGLMSAMGKRMAGYLAGGDGEQLPFPLSPIRPIPFHAFRQVGVAAAITWYRMLDALER
- a CDS encoding fumarylacetoacetate hydrolase family protein, with amino-acid sequence MTDPTRLPADGLFVGRARSAEAPHPLVVTVRDGEVVDITSSAAPTVRDVCEMKDPAGHLRSAEGKAIGSLGAIAANSFEARRDPKKPVLLSPIDLQAVKASGVTFVVSLLERVIEEQARGSAEKADAIRADIAGLIGHDLSKLKPGSPEAMEIKAKLIERGAWSQYLEVGIGSDAEIFTKCQPMASVGFGADVGLHPVSTWNNPEPEIAMIADSSGRIVGATLGNDVNLRDVEGRSALLLGKAKDNNASAALGPFIRLFDETFSLADVERATVRLSVEGEDGFSLEGQSSMAEISRSPEELVKAAIGSHHQYPDGLALYLGTMFVPSKDRGENGKGFTHKVGDIVTISSEKLGALVNRVRLSPDCPHWTYGTSHLMRDLARAGLI